The following proteins are encoded in a genomic region of Synechococcus sp. CBW1002:
- a CDS encoding metal ABC transporter substrate-binding protein: MLTTFTVLADMARNVAGDRLEVASITKVGSEIHHYEPTPSDLRRAQGAVMVLENGFNLERWAQRFTDTIQGARRVVVTEGMDPLPIRSDGLESTGSTGPDVPNPHAWMSPSRAQHYVDTIRDAFIDLDPAGAATYRRNAEAYKQKLAQLDQDLRRSLARVPPNQRMLVTCEGAFSYLARDYGLQEGYLWPVNGEGEATPRRQARLTDEVRRRKVPAVFCESTVSDKSMRQLAAASGARFGGTFYVDSLSDPTGPAPSLLKLQRHNVDLIVKGLTND, translated from the coding sequence GTGCTCACCACCTTCACGGTGCTGGCGGACATGGCCCGCAACGTGGCCGGAGATCGACTGGAAGTGGCCTCGATCACCAAGGTGGGGAGCGAAATCCATCACTACGAGCCCACGCCCAGCGATCTGCGCCGCGCCCAGGGTGCGGTGATGGTCCTGGAAAACGGCTTCAATCTGGAGCGCTGGGCCCAGCGTTTCACCGACACCATCCAGGGAGCACGACGGGTCGTGGTGACCGAGGGTATGGATCCTCTGCCGATTCGCAGCGATGGACTGGAGTCCACCGGCAGCACAGGCCCAGACGTGCCCAATCCCCATGCCTGGATGTCGCCCAGCCGTGCCCAGCACTATGTGGACACGATCCGGGACGCCTTCATCGACCTGGATCCGGCCGGAGCCGCCACCTACCGCCGTAATGCCGAGGCCTACAAGCAGAAGCTCGCCCAGCTCGATCAGGATCTGCGTCGCTCCCTGGCGAGGGTGCCGCCCAACCAGCGGATGCTGGTGACCTGCGAGGGAGCGTTCAGCTATCTCGCCCGCGACTACGGATTGCAGGAGGGCTACCTCTGGCCAGTGAACGGTGAAGGGGAAGCCACCCCTCGGCGACAGGCCCGTCTCACCGACGAAGTGCGTCGCCGGAAGGTCCCGGCGGTGTTCTGCGAAAGCACCGTCAGCGACAAAAGCATGCGCCAGTTAGCGGCGGCCAGTGGAGCCCGCTTCGGCGGTACGTTCTACGTCGATTCGCTCTCGGATCCCACAGGTCCCGCGCCTAGCCTGTTGAAGTTGCAGCGACACAACGTCGATCTGATCGTGAAGGGGCTCACGAATGACTGA
- the trpS gene encoding tryptophan--tRNA ligase has product MARPRVLSGVQPTGALHLGNWLGAIRNWVGLQDSHDTFFCVVDLHAITVPHDPARLAEDTLTTAALYLACGIDPQRSTVFVQSHVAAHSELCWLLNCVTPLNWLERMIQFKEKAVKQGDNVSAGLLDYPVLMAADILLYDADLVPVGEDQKQHLELARDIAQQRINSRFGSEEAPLLRVPEPLILQDGARVMSLTDGRSKMSKSDPNEGSRITLLDPPELVTRKIKRAKTDPTMGLEFGNPERPEADNLLGLYAVLSGLGREAATAQCASMGWGTFKPLLAETVVEALRPVQERYRDLRSDPSQLQQVLELGRERAEAVASTTLQRLRDALGFFPRP; this is encoded by the coding sequence ATGGCTCGGCCACGGGTTCTCTCCGGTGTCCAACCCACCGGTGCCTTGCATCTGGGCAACTGGCTCGGCGCGATCCGCAACTGGGTCGGCCTGCAGGACAGCCACGACACCTTCTTCTGTGTTGTGGACCTGCACGCGATCACCGTGCCCCACGACCCGGCCAGGCTTGCTGAGGACACCCTCACCACAGCGGCGCTCTACCTGGCCTGCGGCATCGATCCGCAGCGTTCGACGGTGTTCGTCCAGAGCCACGTAGCGGCCCACAGCGAGCTCTGCTGGCTGCTGAACTGCGTCACCCCGCTGAACTGGCTGGAGCGGATGATCCAGTTCAAGGAGAAGGCGGTCAAGCAGGGCGACAACGTCTCCGCCGGTCTGCTGGATTACCCGGTGCTGATGGCGGCGGACATCCTTCTCTATGACGCTGACCTGGTGCCGGTTGGCGAGGATCAGAAGCAGCACCTCGAGCTGGCCCGTGACATTGCCCAACAGCGGATCAACAGCCGCTTCGGCAGTGAGGAGGCGCCGCTGCTGCGGGTGCCTGAACCGCTGATCCTCCAGGACGGGGCCCGGGTGATGAGCCTCACCGATGGCCGCAGCAAGATGAGCAAGAGCGATCCCAACGAGGGCTCTCGCATCACCCTGCTCGACCCCCCCGAGCTGGTGACCAGAAAGATCAAGCGTGCCAAGACCGATCCCACCATGGGCCTCGAGTTCGGCAACCCCGAGCGTCCCGAAGCCGACAACCTCTTGGGCCTGTATGCGGTTCTGAGTGGCCTGGGGCGCGAGGCGGCCACAGCCCAGTGCGCCTCCATGGGATGGGGCACCTTCAAGCCACTGCTGGCCGAAACGGTGGTGGAGGCCCTGCGTCCGGTTCAGGAGCGCTACCGCGATCTGCGCAGCGACCCGAGCCAGTTGCAGCAGGTTCTGGAGCTGGGCAGAGAGCGGGCCGAGGCCGTGGCCAGCACCACCCTCCAGCGCCTGCGCGACGCGTTGGGCTTCTTTCCACGCCCGTAG
- a CDS encoding glycoside hydrolase family 104 protein, with protein sequence MPLLPLVAPAPGRQPEAVPAVQQHQAAAAALAGGQATAYAISPERRALLNTIRFAEVTWVGGSHDGYRVLYGGGRFASLARHPEVTVRRRYTSAAAGAYQFLPGTWREAQQRLGLPDFGPASQDQAALFLVDRRGVLDLFDRRGLDATVLARLANEWASLPASHGGSAYGQPVKRADQLVRFYRADLQRQRQAGQA encoded by the coding sequence TTGCCGCTCCTGCCCTTGGTGGCACCGGCACCCGGCAGACAGCCCGAGGCGGTTCCGGCCGTGCAGCAGCACCAGGCCGCCGCCGCCGCTCTGGCCGGAGGCCAGGCCACGGCCTATGCCATCAGTCCAGAGCGCCGCGCCCTGCTCAACACCATCCGCTTCGCGGAAGTCACCTGGGTGGGCGGCAGCCATGACGGTTACCGGGTTCTCTACGGGGGCGGCCGCTTTGCCAGCCTGGCGCGCCATCCCGAGGTGACGGTCAGGCGGCGCTACACCAGCGCCGCCGCCGGTGCCTACCAGTTCCTGCCGGGAACCTGGCGGGAAGCACAGCAGCGACTTGGTCTGCCCGACTTCGGCCCCGCCAGCCAGGACCAGGCCGCCCTGTTCCTGGTGGATCGCCGCGGTGTTCTCGATCTGTTCGACCGCAGGGGCCTGGATGCCACGGTGCTGGCCCGCCTGGCGAACGAGTGGGCCTCCCTGCCGGCCAGCCATGGCGGCAGTGCCTACGGCCAGCCTGTGAAGCGGGCAGACCAGCTGGTGCGCTTCTATCGGGCCGATCTGCAGCGGCAACGGCAGGCAGGCCAGGCCTGA
- a CDS encoding metal ABC transporter permease: MDLATLLLEPLRHDFMVKALLVSLLVASVCGMLSCFMTLKGWALMGDAVSHAVMPGVVIAYALGLPYALGAFVFGVGSVASIGFIKQKTRVKEDTVIGLVFTGFFALGITLVSKVRSTIDLTHILFGNVLGISPEDVTQTLVISLIVLAVLLVFRRDLVLFCFDPTHARSIGIRTGVLHYLLLSMLSLAAVAGLQTVGIILVVAMLVTPGATAYLLTDRFDRMCWLAMASASLASLLGIYASYWFDASTAGCIVLWQTGLFLMALLFAPRHGLLAHRRHQSQPR, encoded by the coding sequence ATGGATCTCGCCACCCTGTTGCTGGAGCCCCTGCGCCACGACTTCATGGTCAAGGCGCTGCTGGTGAGCCTGTTGGTGGCAAGCGTCTGCGGCATGCTCTCCTGCTTCATGACCCTCAAGGGCTGGGCCCTGATGGGGGATGCCGTATCCCACGCCGTGATGCCGGGCGTGGTGATCGCCTACGCCCTGGGGCTGCCCTACGCCCTCGGTGCCTTTGTGTTCGGTGTGGGCTCGGTGGCCTCGATCGGTTTCATCAAGCAGAAGACACGGGTGAAGGAGGACACGGTGATCGGCCTGGTATTCACCGGATTCTTTGCCCTGGGAATCACGCTGGTCTCGAAGGTGCGCAGCACGATCGATCTCACCCACATTCTCTTCGGCAACGTCCTGGGAATCTCGCCGGAGGACGTGACCCAGACCCTGGTGATCTCCCTGATCGTGCTGGCGGTGTTGCTGGTGTTCCGCCGCGATCTGGTGCTGTTCTGCTTCGATCCGACCCACGCCCGCTCGATCGGCATCCGCACCGGAGTGCTCCACTACCTGCTGCTGTCGATGCTGTCGCTGGCGGCGGTGGCCGGGCTGCAGACCGTGGGCATCATCCTGGTGGTGGCCATGCTCGTCACCCCTGGGGCCACCGCCTATCTGCTCACCGATCGATTCGACCGGATGTGCTGGCTGGCCATGGCCAGTGCCTCCCTGGCCAGCCTGCTGGGGATCTATGCCAGCTATTGGTTCGATGCCTCCACGGCCGGCTGCATCGTGCTGTGGCAGACAGGCCTCTTCCTGATGGCCCTGCTGTTCGCGCCTCGCCATGGACTGCTGGCCCACCGCCGCCACCAATCCCAGCCACGATGA
- the thrS gene encoding threonine--tRNA ligase, protein MSHVLAMAVQKLFPKAQVTIGPWTESGFYYDFDNPDPFTEADLKAIKKEMIRIINRRLPLERIAVSREQAEAKIKAQNEPYKLEILAGLSEPITLYTLGEEWWDLCAGPHVTNTSELNPKAFELESVAGSYWRGDETKAQLQRIYGTAWETPEQLAEYKHRKQEALRRDHRRLGTDLDLFAIEDEAGAGLVFWHPRGARMRLLIEDFWREAHFADGYELLYTPHVADISLWKTSGHLDFYSESMFGPMQVDERQYQLKPMNCPFHVLTYASTLRSYRELPIRWAELGTVYRYERPGVMHGLMRVRGFTQDDAHVFCLPEQIGDEILRVLNLTETILSAFDFRSYEINLSTRPEKSIGDDAVWNLATQGLIEALDRKGWAYKVDEGGGAFYGPKIDLKIEDAIGRMWQCSTIQLDFNLPERFNLEYVAADGSRQRPIMIHRAIFGSLERFFGIMTENYAGDFPFWLAPEQIRLLPVTDDVRPYAEALMAQLKAAGVRATIDHSGDRLGKLIRNGEQMKIPVLGVIGAKEAEAGAVSLRSRRDGDLGSVARADLIATATLANQQRGAALVLADQPIQA, encoded by the coding sequence ATGAGCCATGTGCTGGCGATGGCGGTGCAGAAGCTCTTCCCCAAGGCGCAGGTGACCATCGGCCCCTGGACCGAGAGCGGCTTCTATTACGACTTCGACAATCCGGATCCGTTCACGGAAGCCGATCTCAAGGCGATCAAGAAGGAGATGATCCGGATCATCAATCGCAGGCTGCCGCTTGAGCGCATCGCCGTGAGCCGCGAGCAGGCTGAAGCGAAGATCAAGGCCCAGAACGAGCCCTACAAGCTGGAGATTCTGGCGGGCCTCAGCGAGCCCATCACCCTCTACACGCTGGGCGAGGAGTGGTGGGATCTCTGCGCCGGCCCCCATGTGACCAACACCAGCGAACTCAACCCCAAGGCCTTCGAGCTCGAAAGCGTTGCCGGCTCCTACTGGCGCGGGGATGAGACCAAGGCCCAGCTGCAGCGCATCTATGGCACCGCCTGGGAGACCCCCGAGCAGCTGGCGGAGTACAAGCACCGCAAGCAGGAGGCCCTGCGCCGCGATCACCGCCGCCTCGGCACCGACCTTGACCTGTTCGCGATCGAGGATGAAGCCGGCGCCGGCCTGGTGTTCTGGCATCCGCGTGGTGCCCGCATGCGCCTGCTGATCGAAGACTTCTGGCGCGAGGCCCACTTCGCCGACGGCTATGAGCTGCTGTACACCCCCCACGTGGCGGACATCAGCCTCTGGAAGACCTCCGGCCACCTCGACTTCTACAGCGAGAGCATGTTCGGGCCGATGCAGGTGGACGAGCGCCAGTACCAGCTCAAGCCGATGAACTGTCCGTTCCACGTGCTCACCTACGCCAGCACATTGCGGAGTTACCGCGAGTTGCCGATCCGTTGGGCCGAGCTCGGCACCGTGTATCGCTACGAGCGGCCCGGCGTGATGCATGGCCTGATGCGGGTGCGGGGCTTCACCCAGGACGATGCCCATGTGTTCTGTCTGCCGGAGCAGATCGGCGATGAGATCCTGCGGGTGCTGAATCTGACCGAAACGATCCTGTCCGCCTTTGATTTCCGGAGCTACGAGATCAATCTCTCCACGCGGCCGGAGAAATCGATCGGCGATGATGCCGTCTGGAACCTGGCCACGCAGGGTCTGATCGAGGCGCTGGATCGCAAGGGCTGGGCCTACAAAGTGGATGAGGGCGGTGGTGCCTTTTACGGGCCCAAGATCGACCTCAAAATTGAGGACGCCATCGGCCGGATGTGGCAGTGCTCCACCATCCAGCTCGACTTCAATCTCCCCGAGCGTTTCAACCTTGAGTATGTGGCTGCCGATGGAAGCCGCCAGCGTCCGATCATGATCCACCGCGCCATCTTCGGCTCGCTGGAACGCTTCTTTGGCATCATGACCGAGAACTACGCCGGCGATTTCCCCTTCTGGTTGGCCCCAGAGCAGATCCGTCTGCTGCCGGTCACCGATGACGTGCGTCCCTATGCCGAGGCGCTGATGGCCCAGCTCAAGGCCGCCGGCGTTCGCGCCACGATCGACCACTCCGGCGATCGTCTGGGCAAGTTGATTCGCAATGGCGAGCAGATGAAGATCCCGGTGCTTGGGGTGATCGGTGCCAAGGAAGCCGAGGCCGGTGCGGTCAGCCTGCGCAGCCGCCGCGATGGAGATCTGGGCAGCGTGGCGCGGGCTGACCTGATCGCGACCGCCACCCTGGCCAATCAGCAGCGAGGTGCCGCTCTGGTCCTGGCTGACCAACCGATCCAGGCCTGA
- a CDS encoding NINE protein — protein MPSLSPVLPPERRHVAVGYVLWALGLMGVCGLQRFYTRRPVSGTLWLLTLGCCGIGQLVDLFLMPELVRTANQPLALHEALAAADAEKTPSLQRQLLVLARQAGTKGFTINDAMLALELGRDDDVTKVRQEIDQLMGEHLLDVGNDERGRVVYREF, from the coding sequence ATGCCTTCCCTTTCGCCGGTGCTGCCTCCGGAACGCCGTCACGTTGCCGTGGGCTATGTGCTCTGGGCCCTGGGCCTGATGGGGGTCTGCGGCCTTCAGCGCTTCTACACCCGACGGCCGGTGAGCGGCACCCTGTGGCTGCTCACCCTGGGGTGTTGCGGCATTGGCCAGCTGGTGGATCTGTTCCTCATGCCCGAATTGGTACGCACGGCCAATCAACCCCTGGCCCTGCATGAGGCCCTGGCGGCCGCCGATGCGGAGAAGACCCCCAGCCTGCAGCGCCAGCTGCTCGTTCTGGCGCGCCAGGCAGGAACCAAGGGGTTCACCATCAACGACGCCATGCTGGCGCTTGAGCTGGGCCGTGATGATGACGTCACCAAGGTGCGTCAGGAAATCGATCAGCTGATGGGGGAGCACCTGCTCGACGTCGGGAACGATGAGCGCGGCCGGGTGGTCTACCGCGAATTCTGA
- a CDS encoding YcjF family protein gives MTSPDHPSPAAPGAATDSAATEPATDPSALGPAVRHLLRRGPWLPVVVVAGSGWLVSDLLGHVGHGLMAAALPAAAAAAGLVWLSGRGTVTARLPATASGLLQRCEGLMEQFVQLEGAEGSRQQERRRELQEWRSSQEEPGLSLALVGVQLPEATAMTPMRDALRGRAALALHWARPLPASSPDWRWPTLFERCDVLLYHLRLPLSAADLRWLEGLDDCPCLWLLATFHGSVQDGSAQRMRQELAAQLPAGQAARVLFWDGSSESLAAALEPLALDLRQRPLQLRRDARLRSLRLLHRRWQADLEQLRRQRWIQLQQRTQWIVAAGVFAAPVPSLDLLVLAVANGLMLQEMARLWGCSWSMAQLRDAALELGKAALAQGVVEWSTQALAAAIKLHGATWLIGGTVQAVSAAYLTRVVGHAMADMLALTAGVAAPDLERIKRQAPLLVARAAEAEKLDWAAFLQQGRNWVQEQSNRINGAVPALPQAST, from the coding sequence GTGACCAGCCCAGACCACCCCAGCCCAGCGGCTCCTGGTGCCGCCACGGATTCAGCGGCAACCGAACCGGCGACCGATCCTTCAGCTCTGGGTCCAGCGGTGCGGCATCTGCTGCGTCGAGGGCCCTGGTTGCCCGTGGTGGTCGTGGCAGGGAGCGGCTGGCTGGTCAGCGATCTGCTCGGCCATGTCGGCCATGGGCTGATGGCAGCGGCGCTGCCGGCCGCCGCCGCCGCCGCTGGCCTGGTCTGGCTCTCCGGCAGGGGGACGGTCACCGCCAGACTGCCGGCCACCGCAAGCGGACTGCTGCAGCGCTGCGAAGGCCTGATGGAGCAGTTCGTCCAGCTGGAAGGGGCGGAGGGGTCTCGGCAGCAGGAACGACGGCGCGAACTGCAGGAGTGGCGCTCCAGCCAGGAGGAGCCCGGCCTGAGCCTGGCGCTGGTGGGGGTTCAACTTCCGGAAGCCACCGCGATGACCCCGATGCGTGACGCCCTGCGGGGTCGGGCCGCCCTGGCGTTGCACTGGGCCCGGCCTCTGCCGGCGAGCAGCCCGGACTGGCGCTGGCCAACCCTGTTCGAGCGCTGTGATGTGCTCCTGTACCACCTGCGGCTGCCCCTCAGCGCCGCGGATCTCCGTTGGCTGGAAGGCCTGGACGACTGTCCCTGTCTGTGGCTGCTGGCCACGTTCCACGGGTCCGTGCAAGACGGGTCGGCGCAGCGCATGCGCCAGGAGCTGGCCGCCCAGCTGCCTGCGGGGCAGGCGGCGCGGGTTCTGTTCTGGGATGGGTCGAGCGAGTCTCTCGCGGCTGCCCTGGAACCGCTGGCGCTGGATCTGCGGCAGCGACCGTTGCAGCTCCGTCGTGACGCCCGGCTGCGCAGCCTGCGCCTGCTGCATCGCCGCTGGCAGGCCGACCTGGAACAGCTGCGCCGCCAGCGCTGGATCCAGCTGCAGCAGCGCACCCAGTGGATCGTGGCGGCGGGGGTCTTCGCCGCTCCGGTGCCCAGCCTGGATCTGCTGGTGCTGGCAGTGGCCAACGGCCTGATGCTGCAGGAGATGGCGCGCCTCTGGGGCTGCTCCTGGTCGATGGCACAGTTGCGCGACGCGGCCCTGGAGCTGGGCAAGGCAGCCCTGGCCCAGGGCGTGGTGGAGTGGAGCACCCAGGCCCTGGCCGCCGCGATCAAGCTGCATGGAGCCACCTGGTTGATCGGTGGCACGGTGCAGGCAGTCAGCGCGGCTTACCTGACGCGGGTCGTGGGCCATGCCATGGCCGACATGCTGGCCCTGACCGCCGGAGTGGCCGCCCCTGATCTGGAACGGATCAAGCGCCAGGCACCGCTGCTGGTCGCCCGGGCCGCCGAGGCCGAGAAACTCGATTGGGCAGCCTTCCTGCAGCAAGGTCGCAACTGGGTGCAGGAACAGTCCAACCGCATCAACGGCGCCGTACCAGCTCTGCCGCAGGCCTCGACCTGA
- a CDS encoding cation diffusion facilitator family transporter — translation MAVGAGSDNRGQVQRVLLIALAVNVVMSLLKLAVGLFTGSLAVLADAMHSATDGLSSLLGLFTNGLSDPRPDRDHPYGHHKYEAVGALAIAAFILFAAFEILQTAVQRISVGLTPLQVDAPELLLLLLALGFNILLSGYEHGEGRRLGSRLLIADALHTRSDIWTTLVVLVGLCGAVFLRQSWLDVALAIPLCVLLVKVCWSVITTNLPWLVDQIAIAPEAIHAVAMAVPGVLNCHDIASRGVLGQQVFIDMHLVVSANDLPTAHRITELVEEHLEERFGPVRCTIHLEPPEYASAEITFRGTHG, via the coding sequence ATGGCCGTCGGGGCGGGGTCCGACAATCGCGGGCAGGTGCAGCGGGTCCTGTTGATCGCCCTGGCGGTCAACGTGGTCATGAGCCTGCTGAAGCTGGCGGTCGGACTGTTCACGGGGTCTCTGGCGGTGCTGGCGGATGCCATGCACAGCGCCACCGATGGCCTCTCCAGCCTGCTGGGCCTTTTCACCAACGGTCTCTCCGATCCTCGCCCCGATCGGGATCATCCCTATGGCCACCACAAATACGAGGCTGTCGGTGCCCTGGCGATCGCCGCCTTCATCCTGTTCGCGGCCTTCGAGATCCTGCAGACGGCCGTGCAGCGGATCAGTGTCGGTCTGACCCCGCTGCAGGTGGATGCTCCGGAGCTGCTGCTGCTGCTGCTGGCCCTGGGTTTCAACATCCTCCTCTCTGGTTACGAACACGGCGAAGGACGCAGACTCGGCAGCCGGCTGCTGATCGCCGACGCCCTGCACACCCGCAGCGACATCTGGACAACCCTCGTGGTGCTGGTCGGCCTTTGCGGTGCGGTGTTCCTGCGTCAGAGTTGGCTGGATGTGGCGCTGGCGATCCCGCTCTGCGTGCTGCTGGTCAAGGTGTGCTGGTCGGTGATCACCACGAATCTCCCCTGGCTGGTGGACCAGATCGCGATCGCTCCGGAAGCCATCCATGCCGTGGCGATGGCCGTACCCGGAGTGCTGAATTGCCACGACATCGCCAGTCGTGGTGTGCTCGGTCAGCAGGTGTTCATCGACATGCACCTCGTCGTGTCGGCCAACGATCTGCCCACCGCCCATCGCATCACTGAGTTGGTGGAGGAACACCTGGAGGAGCGTTTCGGCCCGGTGCGTTGCACCATCCACCTTGAGCCCCCGGAATACGCCAGTGCGGAGATCACCTTCCGAGGAACCCATGGCTGA
- a CDS encoding DUF2605 family protein translates to MDDFSDWLQRGQVLLQHCPEAVMPAAERQALAESLEQALKDVAAARALRAAISTPMALDMESLAPWHQLVLRVWALASRLRQAGIVVPAAP, encoded by the coding sequence ATGGATGACTTCAGCGACTGGCTGCAACGCGGTCAGGTGTTGTTGCAGCACTGCCCAGAGGCGGTGATGCCAGCCGCCGAACGCCAGGCTCTGGCGGAGTCCCTGGAACAGGCCCTCAAGGACGTGGCCGCCGCCCGTGCCCTGCGGGCCGCCATCTCCACCCCGATGGCCCTGGACATGGAATCCCTGGCTCCCTGGCATCAGCTGGTGCTCCGGGTCTGGGCCCTGGCAAGCCGGCTTCGGCAGGCGGGCATTGTGGTTCCTGCAGCTCCCTGA
- the psbA gene encoding photosystem II q(b) protein, protein MTTAVRSGRSGSWESFCEWVTSTNNRIYVGWFGVLMIPCLLAATICYVVAFIAAPAVDIDGIREPVAGSLIYGNNIISGAVVPSSNAIGLHFYPIWEAASLDEWLYNGGPYQLVVFHFLIGISAYMGRQWELSYRLGMRPWICVAYSAPLSAAFAVFLIYPFGQGSFSDGMPLGISGTFNFMLVFQAEHNILMHPFHMLGVAGVFGGSLFSAMHGSLVTSSLVRETTESESQNYGYKFGQEEETYNIVAAHGYFGRLIFQYASFNNSRSLHFFLAAWPVVGIWFTSLGVSTMAFNLNGFNFNQSILDGQGRVVNTWADILNRAGLGMEVMHERNAHNFPLDLAASSAAPVALTAPTIG, encoded by the coding sequence ATGACCACTGCCGTCCGCAGCGGCCGCAGCGGAAGCTGGGAAAGCTTCTGTGAGTGGGTCACCTCCACCAACAACCGCATCTACGTGGGTTGGTTCGGTGTGCTGATGATCCCCTGCCTGCTGGCCGCCACCATCTGCTATGTGGTGGCGTTCATCGCCGCCCCTGCCGTCGACATCGACGGCATCCGTGAGCCGGTCGCCGGCTCGCTGATCTACGGCAACAACATCATCTCCGGTGCTGTTGTTCCCTCCAGCAACGCCATCGGCCTGCACTTCTACCCGATCTGGGAAGCCGCCAGCCTCGATGAGTGGCTGTACAACGGCGGTCCCTATCAGCTGGTGGTGTTCCACTTCCTGATCGGCATCTCCGCCTACATGGGCCGGCAGTGGGAACTCTCCTACCGCCTCGGCATGCGTCCCTGGATCTGCGTCGCCTACAGCGCTCCGCTGTCGGCCGCCTTCGCCGTGTTCCTGATCTATCCCTTCGGTCAGGGCTCCTTCTCCGATGGCATGCCGCTCGGCATCTCGGGCACCTTCAACTTCATGCTGGTGTTCCAGGCTGAGCACAACATCCTGATGCACCCCTTCCACATGCTGGGGGTGGCCGGTGTGTTTGGTGGCAGCCTGTTCTCCGCCATGCACGGCTCCCTGGTGACCTCGTCGCTGGTGCGTGAAACCACTGAGAGCGAGAGCCAGAACTACGGCTACAAGTTCGGCCAGGAGGAAGAGACCTACAACATCGTGGCTGCCCACGGTTACTTCGGTCGCCTGATCTTCCAATACGCCTCCTTCAACAACAGCCGCAGCCTCCACTTCTTCCTGGCCGCCTGGCCGGTGGTCGGCATCTGGTTCACCTCCCTGGGCGTGAGCACGATGGCCTTCAACCTGAACGGTTTCAACTTCAACCAGTCGATCCTGGATGGCCAGGGCCGGGTCGTGAACACCTGGGCCGACATCCTCAACCGCGCTGGTCTGGGCATGGAAGTGATGCATGAGCGCAATGCGCACAACTTCCCGCTCGACCTTGCAGCCAGCAGTGCCGCACCTGTGGCCCTGACGGCACCCACCATCGGTTGA
- a CDS encoding metal ABC transporter ATP-binding protein — MTDAAWGADHSTAGQLRSGLRLEVENVSVDYHGSVALHGASLVLPAGSICGLVGMNGAGKSTLFKALMGFIQPSCGRIRVNGLGVQDAQRQHAVAYVPQSEMVDWDFPVSVENVVMMGRYGAMNLLRIPRSSDHAAVRHALERVELWALRHRQIGSLSGGQRKRAFLARALAQGASVLLLDEPFNGVDIRTEKLIVDLLLQFRQEGRSILISTHDMAHVRSFCDQVVLINKTVLAYGETSEVFTPENLARTFGGEVPVMGPAATGGEGC, encoded by the coding sequence ATGACTGACGCCGCCTGGGGTGCCGATCACAGCACGGCAGGCCAGCTCCGCTCAGGCCTGCGGCTGGAGGTGGAGAACGTCAGTGTGGATTATCACGGAAGCGTTGCTCTGCACGGAGCCAGCCTGGTGCTACCTGCCGGCAGTATCTGTGGTCTGGTTGGCATGAATGGGGCTGGCAAATCCACCCTGTTCAAGGCCTTGATGGGCTTCATCCAACCCTCCTGCGGACGCATCCGCGTCAATGGACTGGGGGTTCAGGATGCGCAGCGCCAGCACGCCGTGGCCTACGTGCCCCAGAGCGAGATGGTCGACTGGGACTTCCCGGTGAGTGTGGAGAACGTCGTGATGATGGGGCGCTATGGCGCCATGAACCTGCTGCGCATCCCCCGTTCCTCCGACCATGCCGCCGTGCGTCATGCCCTCGAGCGTGTGGAGCTGTGGGCCCTGCGCCACCGCCAGATCGGTTCGCTCTCCGGCGGACAACGCAAGCGGGCCTTTCTGGCCCGTGCCCTCGCTCAGGGCGCCTCGGTGCTGCTGTTGGATGAACCCTTCAATGGGGTCGACATCCGCACCGAAAAACTGATCGTTGATCTGCTGCTGCAGTTCCGCCAGGAAGGTCGCTCGATCCTGATTTCGACGCACGACATGGCCCACGTGCGCAGCTTCTGCGATCAGGTGGTGCTGATCAACAAGACCGTGCTGGCCTACGGCGAAACATCCGAGGTGTTCACACCCGAGAATCTGGCCCGCACCTTCGGTGGCGAGGTGCCCGTGATGGGACCGGCCGCCACTGGTGGCGAGGGCTGCTGA